In a genomic window of Gossypium arboreum isolate Shixiya-1 chromosome 9, ASM2569848v2, whole genome shotgun sequence:
- the LOC108455523 gene encoding uncharacterized protein LOC108455523 produces the protein MASDHVGKPNEQTTDKNTTPTSSQQQQQQGPPIQWPPQSHPPQVCYPPAIVPPNAQFHGYNALPPRGGYGPYPYPYPYPPPGPYYGQGYIQSEHRHRCSGACRCFLVFLILVIVILLLTKLIIWATLLPRFPVFHVENMHVTNFNTDANPFTARWETEIRIENPNTKLYLYVDGMEVFMNYNDKYDVGFTWINPMFMESKNKTSMQVVINTGESAHHAVPIWIAQDMGKDQKNGGVNFVLKIKVWATLKSGMWLWFRRSLILNVECDDLKVNFGNSSREGTLEYIKDREDCYVST, from the coding sequence ATGGCATCTGATCATGTAGGAAAACCAAATGAGCAGACGACAGATAAAAATACAACACCCACATCatcacaacaacaacaacaacaaggaCCTCCAATCCAATGGCCGCCACAAAGTCATCCTCCGCAGGTCTGTTATCCTCCAGCAATTGTGCCTCCCAATGCCCAATTCCATGGCTACAATGCACTTCCTCCCCGCGGCGGATACGGCCCTTACCCTTACCCTTACCCTTACCCGCCACCGGGGCCATATTATGGACAGGGTTACATACAATCAGAGCACCGTCATCGTTGTTCGGGAGCTTGTCGTTGCTTTTTGGTATTTTTGATTCTGGTAATTGTGATTTTGCTGCTAACAAAGCTGATCATCTGGGCAACTCTTCTGCCACGATTCCCAGTTTTCCACGTAGAGAACATGCATGTCACAAATTTCAATACCGACGCAAATCCTTTCACGGCAAGGTGGGAGACGGAGATTAGAATTGAAAACCCCAACACTAAATTGTATCTTTATGTGGATGGAATGGAGGTTTTTATGAATTACAACGACAAATACGACGTGGggtttacttggatcaaccccaTGTTCATGGAAAGCAAGAACAAAACCTCGATGCAAGTTGTGATTAACACAGGGGAGTCGGCTCATCACGCCGTCCCCATTTGGATAGCCCAAGACATGGGCAAAGATCAAAAGAATGGGGGCGTCAATTTTGTGTTGAAAATTAAGGTCTGGGCCACCTTGAAAAGTGGGATGTGGTTGTGGTTCAGGAGGAGCTTGATACTCAATGTTGAATGTGATGATTTGAAGGTTAATTTCGGGAATTCCTCAAGGGAAGGAACTTTGGAATATATTAAAGACCGTGAAGATTGCTATGTTAGCACCTGA